The following coding sequences are from one Euwallacea fornicatus isolate EFF26 chromosome 8, ASM4011564v1, whole genome shotgun sequence window:
- the Vha16-1 gene encoding V-type proton ATPase 16 kDa proteolipid subunit c — MSDTLSEQYPVYGPFFGVMGAASAIIFSALGAAYGTAKSGTGIAAMSVMRPELIMKCIIPVVMAGIIAIYGLVIAILIAGNIAAPTTYSLYKGFLHLGAGLAVGFSGLAAGFAIGIVGDAGVRGTAQQPRLFVGMILILIFAEVLGLYGLIVAIFLYTKN, encoded by the exons ATGTCTGACACACTATCAGAACAATATCCCGTCTACGGACCTTTCTTTGGAGTTATGGGAGCAGCGTCAGCAATTATTTTCAGCG ctcTTGGTGCAGCATATGGAACAGCCAAATCAGGAACCGGTATTGCCGCCATGTCGGTGATGAGGCCGGAATTGATCATGAAGTGTATCATTCCCGTTGTCATGGCGGGTATTATTGCCATTTACGGGTTGGTCATAGCTATCCTTATTGCGGGTAATATTGCCGCTCCCACAACTTATTCACTCTACAA agGATTCTTGCACTTGGGTGCGGGTCTCGCAGTAGGGTTCTCTGGTCTCGCCGCTGGCTTTGCAATTGGCATAGTGGGAGATGCCGGCGTAAGGGGTACAGCGCAGCAGCCGAGACTTTTCGTAGGAATGATTCTTATTCTTATCTTCGCCGAAGTATTAGGTCTTTACGGTCTTATCGTAGCTATTTTCCTTTACACCAAAAATTAA